A genomic window from Montipora capricornis isolate CH-2021 chromosome 8, ASM3666992v2, whole genome shotgun sequence includes:
- the LOC138059192 gene encoding uncharacterized protein, with the protein MEMFHTSLKPLLFHDNSKPNEVCDFELSVPVESLIDHLKGDKPPPVLIHGEPGCGRTTLLLGICDTLLERNWLKKSEILGMRVRHGCTMLSLWSFLSEIAKDKLDKDILSLLLQPSAKLNKKQEVAQELIASNFKLICVDDAFADGGRVWSHLSQLFSNLNACVIAACSQSEAALLQATMTEQNLIPVSVKLKGIHKEPFKKLLLQQLPNNFTLHELFDIYSVFNGNPTSLKLFLGAVNELKLSQQSVNCSFLASSTHSEELPVAEHTVLHVLQFVFQLLTPDEKNVFYQLCLLREPLPLVTVPQEIEKLARLGLVEKEVISEDKEINSVLYTVSVPSCFCLSSWQFSCIAEKNGPSKPDLIQECFSVFDLWFCLLSEKLFQLISDAQGNAWPFVPEKWQYISNVGEEERYNIKELITAKNSVVPYMSEQDILEECLYQAAVEKKYGTMAALVFVMDRFSYWQGSSHTTLQLVDFLKTNSPTTPIAPQLLIRKARVMKNAGDLHGAEKALDELLIKKSKVGEWIYKYEHDHQLVSAVCIQIKGDIQYNLGQWVQGAKLLLESLILFSTLPIPDTKGIASSLAILANCLEPMSMQEYVPLAQSYGLMGSHPLLQAYYCSYEASMRSQYTPLFYARHKCRAAEFMLCYSQLIPDEIQRIEHLKIAAEDFKDSIQAHKEVNSLTSREEFYVFVCAVYKLGITYQARATQDSIQQAHCIDEMSRLLYEHYCSFTGTILLDKEITDLITYCLSYLQLNQFCGDELPNTKSLVQKFEHIGKTGVTGEEDIKKPHSLLLESSDSLEVQISEEFVFADNEAVLKVRLAGHTVSDKLKDTWEQKTDSRNITSVVLDIILMRSDKSSSNVSAMTVDRNCDTKNSKSAVVIDTVDRSIVTQCLEQETVSFPSKRFLAPETATIQSQFQGLTLNSSPRRVQGAIVWRYDSSCNTWRGEKTLAYVGNLLELAKDKEGAQRNAFMVEFINQEDPFAKYVAKCYKKAKDFQQYQQDVICQMTARYYATLFNRQLNKADLTVGHIEFLPVVLLQLVNPNGSLSGVYNVERYMAGEFIKLTNNFQFAIDRGVVSDLVLAFSHFTYQASNGQLIIVDIQGWTPASNEIGCTFLTDPQIHSVVYNCFGTGNLSQKGIDSFWKKMHPQCNDLCKQMQLFRPDAHK; encoded by the exons ATGGAAATGTTTCACACCTCACTTAAACCTTTGTTATTTCACGACAATAGCAAGCCCAATGAAGTTTGTGACTTTGAGTTATCTGTTCCTGTGGAATCCTTAATAGACCATTTGAAGGGTGACAAACCTCCTCCAGTCCTTATTCATGGTGAACCTGGATGTGGACGGACAACACTTCTCCTTGGAATCTGTGATACACTACTTGAAAGAAATTGGCTCAAAAAGTCTGAAATACTGGGTATGAGAGTAAGGCATGGATGCACTATGCTGTCTTTGTGGAGTTTTTTGAGTGAAATTGCGAAGGACAAGCTGGACAAAGACATACTTTCATTGCTACTGCAGCCAAGTGCCAAATTGAACAAGAAGCAGGAGGTGGCGCAGGAGTTAATTGCATCTAATTTCAAGCTCATCTGTGTTGATGATGCATTTGCAGATGGTGGGAGAGTGTGGTCACACCTTTCGCAATTGTTTTCTAACTTAAATGCTTGTGTAATTGCAGCCTGTTCTCAAAGTGAAGCTGCTCTTCTGCAGGCCACAATGAcagaacaaaatttaattcCTGTTTCTGTGAAATTGAAGGGAATTCATAAAGAGCCATTCAAGAAATTGCTCCTGCAACAACTTCCCAACAACTTTACATTACACGAACTGTTTGATATTTATTCTGTATTCAATGGTAACCCAACATCActaaagctttttttaggtGCAGTTAATGAGTTAAAGCTTTCACAGCAAAGTGTCAATTGCAGTTTTCTAGCGAGCTCTACACACTCTGAAGAACTTCCAGTTGCTGAGCACACTGTTCTTCATGTGCTTCAGTTTGTGTTTCAACTTCTGACACctgatgaaaaaaatgtcttttatCAACTTTGCTTGCTACGAGAACCTCTTCCCCTTGTTACTGTTCCACAAGAGATTGAAAAGCTTGCAAGACTTGGCTTGGTTGAAAAAGAAGTCATCAGTGAAGACAAGGAAATTAATAGTGTTCTGTACACCGTGTCAGTACCTTCTTGTTTTTGCCTTAGTTCATGGCAATTTAGTTGCATAGCTGAAAAAAATGGTCCCAGTAAACCTGACCTGATTCAAGAATGTTTCAGTGTCTTTGATTTGTGGTTTTGTCTTCTTTCTGAAAAACTTTTTCAGCTCATCAGTGATGCTCAAGGAAATGCCTGGCCATTTGTGCCTGAAAAGTG GCAGTACATTTCAAATGTTGGAGAGGAAGAGAGGTATAATATAAAGGAGCTAATTACTGCAAAGAATTCAGTTGTACCATACATGAGTGAACAAGATATCCTGGAG GAGTGCTTGTATCAAGCAGCTGTGGAAAAAAAATATGGTACAATGGCAGCACTGGTGTTTGTGATGGACAGGTTCAGTTATTGGCAAGGAAGTTCCCACACAACTCTGCAGCTTGttgatttcttgaaaacaaacagCCCCACCACTCCTATTGCTCCTCAGTTACTTATACGAAAAGCCAGGGTCATGAAAAATGCTGGTGATCTGCATG GTGCAGAGAAAGCTCTTGACGAACTCCTTATCAAGAAGAGCAAAGTGGGTGAATGGATTTATAAATATGAGCATGACCATCAGCTGGTCAGTGCAGTTTGTATTCAGATTAAAGGCGATATTCAATACAACCTTGGACAGTGGGTACAGGGAGCAAAGCTCTTACTTGAATCTCTGATTTTATTCAG CACTCTTCCCATTCCGGATACAAAGGGCATTGCCTCAAGCCTTGCTATTTTAGCCAATTGTCTTGAACCAATGAGTATGCAAGAATATGTCCCTCTAGCTCAGTCATATGGCCTTATGGGATCCCATCCACTATTGCAAGCTTACTACTGCTCATATGAGGCTTCCATGAGATCGCAGTACACTCCACTGTTTTATGCAAGACACAAG TGTCGTGCTGCTGAATTTATGTTGTGTTACTCACAACTCATTCCTGATGAAATTCAAAGGATAGAGCATTTAAAGATCGCAGCTGAAGATTTCAAGGACAGCATTCAAGCTCACAAAGAAGTCAACTCCCTCACCAGCCGTGAAGAGTTTTATGTCTTTGTTTGTGCAGTATATAAACTGGGCATCACTTATCAGGCGAGAGCAACACAAGACAGCATTCAACAAGCACATTGCATTGATGAAATGTCAAGGCTATTGTATGAGCATTACTGCTCATTTACTGGAACGATTCTCTTAGACAAGGAGATCACTGATTTGATCACCTACTGTCTCAGTTATTTGCAACTGAATCAGTTCTGTGGTGATGAGCTTCCTAACACAAAATCGCTGGTACAGAAATTTGAGCATATAGGCAAAACTGGTGTTACAGGGGAAGAGGATATCAAGAAACCACACTCCTTATTGCTGGAGAGCTCAGACTCCCTGGAGGTTCAAATAAGTGAAGAATTCGTTTTTGCTGACAATGAAGCAGTTTTGAAAGTGCGCCTTGCTGGGCACACAGTATCAGACAAGTTAAAGGATACATGGGAACAGAAGACAGACAGTCGTAATATTACATCTGTAGTGCTTGATATCATTCTTATGCGCTCAGACAAGAGTTCAAGCAACGTTAGTGCAATGACTGTTGATCGGAACTGTGACACCAAAAACAGCAAATCAGCGGTTGTTATTGATACTGTTGATCGCAGCATTGTGACTCAGTGTTTGGAGCAGGAGACTGTGTCTTTTCCTAGCAAACGATTCCTGGCACCTGAAACTGCAACAATTCAAAGTCAATTCCAAGGGCTGACTTTGAATTCAAGTCCACGAAGAGTGCAAG GTGCAATTGTTTGGAGATATGACTCTTCTTGTAACACATGGAGGGGCGAGAAAACTCTTGCTTATGTTGGAAATTTATTGGAGTTAGCAAAGGACAAAGAGGGAGCTCAAAGGAATGCTTTTATGGTTGAGTTTATTAATCAAGAGGATCCATTTGCGAA GTATGTGGCAAAGTGCTACAAAAAAGCAAAGGATTTCCAGCAGTATCAACAAGATGTCATTTGTCAGATGACGGCCCGTTACTATGCAACCCTGTTTAACCGACAGCTGAATAAAGCAG ATCTTACCGTGGGCCACATAGAGTTTCTTCCTGTTGTCTTACTCCAGCTGGTAAATCCCAATGGTTCTTTGAGCGGTGTCTACAATGTGGAACGCTACATGGCTGGAGAGTTTATTAAACTCACCAACAACTTTCAGTTTGCCATAGATCGAGGCGTAGTGTCTGACCTTGTACTAGCATTCAGTCATTTCACCTATCAAGCGTCTAATGGGCAGCTGATTATCGTTGATATACAAGGCTGGACACCTGCTTCAAACGAGATTGGTTGTACGTTCCTCACAGACCCTCAGATACATTCCGTGGTGTACAATTGCTTTGGAACGGGCAATTTAAGCCAGAAAGGAATTGACAGCTTTTGGAAAAAGATGCATCCCCAGTGCAACGATCTTTGTAAACAAATGCAGCTGTTCAGACCAGATGCCCACAAATGA